In Francisella hispaniensis FSC454, a genomic segment contains:
- the fslE gene encoding rhizoferrin import outer membrane protein FslE, producing MLTKINIASICFLVLSITPFMGFSNSFENSNEQSQKSDSIDKQGIVELQSQIANIQAEINHLTQIKNSNDSVLFATYSSKVENIGLPSLPDNNKLALDIMTNVGTDSSIINLSDYPIGGIFDKDGGINVGGAPAITTRGEVTFLGAYSGNNTVPIGMISSNLFASTLMGLRNKFDSYSIFFGGKIEADAQLWFGSTNIANNATKLSSNGQNIALTAANLYFLSNIGHYVTTEIEFNTTELNNFSLGNAFVIFGNLDTSPFFLTAGRNKLSVGAFGGGGPWTGGITKNFLSPGKVTNVSLNYKSDILNANVAVFGSNDNQFNFSTGLFYAQKWTQDIAVGFNTGYVYNMAGAGNPSLSKFLQSQGQPNDTIGSFNINTNITYAIAGGFLNLGAGWATTTNKKDFTGSGKDVLAGGWYAAANYSLIFRGRKTNFGMSYGESYNSTNIPMTLTASPLNFGRSSSGIKKQLIVSSQRAYFDNNVLFGPEYSYQQLYNGKHMNTITVDMAVYL from the coding sequence ATGCTAACTAAAATTAACATAGCATCTATATGCTTTTTAGTATTATCAATTACGCCCTTTATGGGATTTTCTAACAGTTTTGAAAATTCTAATGAACAGTCGCAAAAATCAGACTCAATTGATAAACAAGGCATAGTCGAACTACAATCACAAATAGCAAATATTCAAGCTGAAATAAATCATTTAACCCAAATAAAAAACTCAAATGATTCAGTATTATTTGCTACATACAGTTCAAAAGTCGAAAACATTGGTCTACCTAGCTTACCTGATAATAACAAATTAGCTCTCGATATAATGACAAACGTAGGTACTGATAGTTCTATCATAAATCTAAGCGACTACCCTATTGGCGGTATCTTTGATAAAGACGGTGGTATAAATGTTGGTGGTGCGCCTGCTATTACAACTCGAGGTGAAGTTACATTTTTAGGTGCATACTCTGGTAACAACACTGTACCTATAGGAATGATATCAAGTAATCTATTTGCCTCAACACTAATGGGCTTAAGGAATAAGTTTGATAGTTATTCGATATTCTTTGGTGGTAAAATTGAAGCTGATGCACAGCTCTGGTTTGGTAGTACAAATATAGCAAATAATGCTACTAAATTAAGTAGTAATGGTCAAAACATAGCACTAACTGCAGCAAACTTATACTTTTTATCAAATATCGGACATTATGTAACCACTGAAATAGAATTTAACACTACTGAACTTAATAATTTCTCTTTAGGTAATGCCTTTGTCATCTTTGGTAACCTTGATACTTCTCCTTTTTTCTTAACTGCTGGAAGAAACAAACTCTCAGTAGGTGCGTTTGGTGGAGGTGGTCCATGGACAGGTGGAATAACAAAAAACTTCCTCTCTCCTGGTAAAGTGACAAATGTTTCACTAAACTATAAAAGTGATATATTGAATGCTAATGTCGCTGTTTTTGGCTCTAATGATAACCAGTTTAATTTTTCAACTGGACTATTTTATGCACAAAAATGGACCCAAGATATAGCTGTCGGTTTTAATACTGGTTATGTTTATAATATGGCAGGAGCAGGTAATCCCTCTTTAAGTAAGTTCTTACAGAGTCAAGGACAACCAAACGATACTATTGGTAGTTTTAATATCAATACAAATATTACTTATGCTATTGCTGGTGGTTTCTTAAATTTAGGTGCTGGTTGGGCAACAACAACTAATAAAAAAGACTTTACAGGCTCTGGTAAAGATGTTTTAGCTGGAGGATGGTATGCTGCTGCCAACTATTCACTTATTTTTAGAGGTAGAAAAACCAACTTTGGAATGTCATATGGTGAATCTTATAATTCAACAAATATCCCGATGACTTTAACCGCCTCACCACTTAACTTTGGAAGATCATCATCAGGGATAAAAAAACAGCTTATAGTTTCCTCACAACGCGCATATTTTGATAATAATGTACTTTTTGGACCAGAGTACTCATACCAACAACTATATAATGGTAAACATATGAATACTATTACCGTAGATATGGCTGTATATCTTTAA
- the gatB gene encoding Asp-tRNA(Asn)/Glu-tRNA(Gln) amidotransferase subunit GatB: MNWEMVIGLEVHIQLSTKSKLFSTSATKYGQHQNTQAAFLDLGLPGTLPVVNKEAIRKAVIFGLAVDAKISKDSFFARKNYFYPDLPKGYQISQSTNPIVQEGKLEIETSKGMKTIRIERAHLEEDAGKSVHGYVAGETGLDYNRAGTPLLEIVTYPDFRSAEEVVAYLKKLHQLVKHLGICDGNMQEGSFRCDVNLSIRPHGQSEFGTRAELKNINSFKFIDKAIEYEYARQVIVLESGGKVVQETRLYDADANETRSMRAKEDAFDYRYFPDPDLLPLVITDEYIESIKKQMPLKPEEREAVYREHLADQEVEFLLSNLEIADYYDQVAAVIGYKPAYNWITVDLISTLNRAEKEFSSDIVPTEILLEIIANVQKDLISQANAKKVIAEYIDTPSEIEAIIEKLGLKQVSDEGMIRELVQGIIAANPQQAADFKAGKTKLMSFFVGQAMKASKGKANPKQVNQIVQEELNK; this comes from the coding sequence GTGAATTGGGAAATGGTGATAGGGCTAGAAGTCCATATTCAATTAAGTACTAAATCTAAGCTGTTTTCGACTTCTGCAACAAAGTATGGGCAACATCAAAATACCCAAGCAGCATTTTTAGATTTAGGTTTGCCTGGAACTTTGCCAGTTGTAAATAAAGAAGCTATTCGTAAAGCAGTAATATTTGGCTTAGCTGTAGATGCTAAGATTTCAAAAGATAGTTTCTTTGCGCGAAAAAATTATTTTTATCCAGATTTACCAAAAGGTTATCAGATTAGCCAATCGACTAATCCGATAGTTCAAGAAGGTAAGCTAGAGATTGAAACTTCAAAGGGGATGAAAACTATCAGAATTGAGCGCGCACATTTAGAAGAAGATGCAGGTAAATCTGTTCATGGTTATGTTGCTGGTGAAACAGGCTTAGATTATAATCGTGCAGGCACACCACTTCTAGAGATTGTTACATATCCTGATTTTAGGTCAGCAGAAGAGGTCGTTGCTTATCTTAAAAAACTTCATCAGTTAGTTAAGCATCTAGGTATTTGCGATGGAAACATGCAAGAAGGCTCATTTAGATGTGATGTTAATTTATCTATCAGACCACATGGGCAGTCTGAATTTGGTACGCGTGCTGAGCTTAAAAATATAAACTCATTTAAGTTTATTGATAAGGCTATCGAATATGAATATGCTCGTCAAGTTATAGTGTTAGAATCAGGAGGCAAGGTTGTTCAAGAAACTCGCCTTTATGATGCTGATGCTAATGAGACGCGCTCGATGCGTGCAAAAGAGGATGCTTTTGATTATCGCTATTTTCCAGATCCAGATTTATTACCGTTGGTGATAACTGATGAGTATATTGAGAGTATCAAAAAGCAAATGCCACTGAAACCAGAAGAGCGTGAAGCAGTATATCGTGAACATTTGGCTGATCAAGAGGTTGAATTTTTATTATCGAATCTTGAGATAGCAGATTATTATGATCAAGTAGCAGCTGTGATAGGATACAAGCCAGCGTATAACTGGATAACAGTCGATCTAATATCTACTCTTAATAGAGCTGAAAAAGAATTTTCTAGTGATATTGTTCCTACTGAGATTCTATTAGAAATTATTGCTAATGTCCAAAAAGATCTAATATCTCAAGCTAATGCTAAGAAAGTGATAGCAGAGTATATAGATACTCCTAGTGAAATTGAGGCTATTATTGAAAAGCTTGGACTAAAACAAGTATCAGATGAGGGTATGATTCGCGAATTAGTTCAAGGTATAATAGCAGCTAACCCTCAACAAGCAGCTGACTTTAAAGCTGGAAAAACAAAGCTTATGAGTTTTTTTGTCGGTCAAGCTATGAAAGCAAGTAAAGGTAAAGCAAATCCTAAGCAAGTTAATCAAATAGTTCAAGAAGAGCTAAATAAATAA
- the fslA gene encoding rhizoferrin biosynthesis protein FslA, which translates to MYIEQLQKNNSPINIESLELIGLITTDLSPTITNIKASTLENQFKRVVLSFYREELLGKATKINNDLLFYNKKNNKILKINSPTLKSLNRIDLSNNLTIRDCLTKKETSLESIEELISWAKDNNPQINHDDWQQFEYELHNSFENELSMNIYRSLRQKQLANTIKTANYSNLWQWLNKTMSKNEQLAFLEQWGAVGHKYHPGSKTKIGLSKFENILYSPEFENEVNIIFGAIHKNIAHIEIIDNRIDNYQDWMITNYPEQYKIWYHELDNRGLDSNNYLMIPIHPWQAEHILPIKHKCLIDCQQLIIINDCKYTTKPSMSFRTMLPMINKDKTLMPHIKLPVAIHATSVTRTVSPESVKTGPRISKILLEILAKEQHIAENMDILVDIAGIHTTKACRKDDIRQLAAIFRANPEASLQPDEMACPLASLFVKTPENQALICDILEILDYDQPNQILAYFRKYTQITLTACLDLYLLYGIALEAHQQNTLVIFKQNIPQRLLIRDLGGMRLHLPSFEASGFHLPKDTFSLTFTNSQTITRRKFIHACLQSNIGELILQLNNHYKIAEEHFWTIVKDEIHQRFEYLKPRISADKYKQEYTQILEKPWSIKALTRMRLNDKLECDKDDMQGDIYVKLKNPLA; encoded by the coding sequence ATGTACATTGAACAACTACAAAAAAACAACTCCCCTATCAACATAGAATCACTTGAATTAATTGGACTTATAACAACTGACCTAAGTCCAACTATCACCAATATTAAAGCCTCAACTCTTGAAAACCAATTTAAAAGAGTTGTATTAAGCTTTTATCGTGAGGAGCTTCTTGGAAAAGCTACGAAAATTAACAATGACTTACTTTTTTACAATAAAAAGAACAATAAAATATTGAAAATAAACAGTCCTACTCTTAAAAGTCTCAATAGAATAGATTTATCAAATAATCTAACTATACGAGATTGTCTAACTAAAAAAGAAACATCTCTTGAAAGTATTGAGGAGCTTATCAGCTGGGCAAAAGATAATAATCCACAAATTAATCACGATGACTGGCAACAGTTTGAGTATGAACTACACAACTCTTTTGAAAATGAGTTGTCAATGAATATCTATAGAAGTTTAAGACAAAAACAACTTGCAAATACCATAAAAACTGCAAACTACTCAAACCTTTGGCAGTGGCTAAATAAGACAATGTCTAAAAATGAACAACTTGCCTTTCTAGAGCAATGGGGAGCAGTTGGTCATAAATATCATCCTGGATCAAAAACTAAAATTGGACTAAGTAAGTTTGAGAACATTCTCTACTCTCCTGAGTTTGAAAATGAAGTTAATATAATTTTTGGAGCTATACATAAAAATATTGCACATATTGAGATAATTGATAATCGTATTGATAACTATCAAGACTGGATGATCACTAATTATCCAGAGCAGTATAAAATTTGGTATCACGAACTAGATAATAGAGGACTTGATAGTAACAACTATCTAATGATACCGATTCATCCATGGCAGGCTGAACATATTCTCCCTATTAAGCATAAATGTTTAATAGATTGCCAACAACTAATTATTATCAATGATTGTAAATATACTACTAAACCAAGTATGTCTTTTAGAACAATGCTACCAATGATTAATAAAGACAAAACACTAATGCCGCATATAAAACTACCTGTAGCAATTCATGCCACAAGTGTAACAAGGACAGTATCACCAGAATCTGTCAAAACAGGACCTCGAATCAGCAAAATTTTATTAGAGATACTTGCTAAAGAGCAACACATAGCTGAAAACATGGACATATTAGTTGACATTGCCGGTATCCATACCACCAAAGCTTGTAGAAAAGATGATATCCGCCAACTTGCAGCAATTTTTAGGGCAAATCCTGAAGCGTCATTACAGCCAGATGAAATGGCTTGCCCACTTGCGAGCTTATTTGTCAAAACACCAGAAAACCAAGCGCTTATATGTGATATTTTGGAGATATTAGATTATGATCAACCTAATCAAATTTTAGCATATTTTAGAAAGTATACTCAGATAACATTGACTGCTTGTCTAGATTTATATCTACTCTATGGTATAGCTCTAGAAGCCCATCAGCAAAACACACTTGTTATTTTCAAACAAAACATCCCGCAAAGATTACTAATCCGCGATCTAGGAGGAATGAGACTACACTTACCAAGCTTTGAAGCAAGTGGATTTCATCTTCCTAAAGATACATTCTCTCTGACATTTACTAATTCTCAAACAATTACTAGACGTAAGTTTATACATGCTTGCTTACAGAGTAATATTGGAGAGCTAATACTACAGCTAAATAACCATTATAAAATTGCTGAGGAGCATTTCTGGACTATCGTAAAAGATGAAATACACCAAAGATTTGAGTATTTAAAACCACGAATTAGTGCGGATAAATATAAACAAGAATATACTCAAATATTAGAAAAACCTTGGTCAATCAAAGCACTTACTAGAATGCGTTTAAATGACAAACTAGAGTGTGATAAAGATGACATGCAAGGAGATATATACGTTAAACTCAAAAATCCATTAGCCTAA
- the gatC gene encoding Asp-tRNA(Asn)/Glu-tRNA(Gln) amidotransferase subunit GatC — MDKKLVKHIAKLSCFDLTEEQLEQYTKDLTNICKILDTVKKFDAQGVKPMISPISVDFKFREDIPQDQDNRASFDKFACEVVDDYFMVPQVVK, encoded by the coding sequence ATGGATAAAAAATTAGTAAAACATATTGCTAAACTATCTTGTTTTGATTTGACTGAAGAGCAGTTAGAGCAGTATACCAAAGATCTTACCAATATCTGTAAGATTCTAGATACAGTCAAAAAATTCGATGCTCAAGGAGTCAAACCAATGATATCTCCGATTAGTGTTGATTTTAAATTTCGTGAAGATATACCTCAAGATCAAGATAATCGTGCAAGTTTTGATAAATTTGCTTGTGAAGTAGTTGATGATTATTTTATGGTGCCACAGGTTGTTAAATAG
- the fslD gene encoding rhizoferrin import MFS transporter FslD, with amino-acid sequence MQIDTKSLKYIPLLVLLTWFLGNMGVHFLLPLLPILSKNLDASVKLTQYVIAFFLAGKALGMIVYGPLSEIYGRRKFMLLGLILYMSSSLLCMLTTDIYWLIFWRFVQGLGVSGTILMGRVIINDSYPNDKAANIFGYLFALAAVIIACLPTLGGIIAIFKNWQLAFATMLVYSSLIFIIMLKYLPETQSEKLQKPFSLLGVLKDYSSILRNRVFFGYLMCTSLMVAGESAFNTNAAFLMIKTYAVSPKTFGMMMSSLLIAHLLGAAICGRYVLKRGISNLTGVGALILVLAAVFLSATSILKFDGPYLTITAMFIYFLGTGFIMTTAAVGVVSPFPKMIGTAMAFALSLEFLLSALSSFITSHLSISSLFPITVLITLLSLSSFAMWFFYIRRDK; translated from the coding sequence ATGCAGATTGATACTAAAAGTTTAAAATATATTCCTTTACTTGTTCTTTTAACATGGTTTTTAGGTAATATGGGCGTACATTTTTTACTCCCATTACTGCCAATACTTTCTAAAAATCTCGATGCTTCCGTAAAGCTTACTCAATACGTAATAGCTTTCTTCTTAGCTGGTAAAGCTCTAGGAATGATAGTTTATGGACCACTGTCTGAAATCTATGGTCGCCGCAAATTTATGCTTCTTGGACTAATATTATATATGTCAAGTAGTCTGTTATGTATGCTAACAACAGATATATACTGGTTAATTTTTTGGCGTTTTGTTCAAGGACTCGGTGTAAGTGGTACTATACTTATGGGTAGAGTTATTATTAATGACTCATATCCAAATGATAAAGCTGCTAATATATTCGGCTACTTATTTGCTCTAGCCGCGGTAATTATTGCTTGTTTACCTACTTTAGGAGGAATAATAGCCATATTCAAAAATTGGCAGTTAGCTTTTGCTACGATGCTAGTCTATAGCAGTTTGATATTTATAATAATGCTAAAATATTTACCCGAGACCCAATCTGAGAAACTCCAAAAACCATTTTCTTTATTAGGAGTCCTTAAGGATTATTCTAGTATCTTGCGTAATCGCGTATTCTTTGGTTATCTAATGTGTACAAGCCTAATGGTAGCTGGTGAGTCAGCATTTAATACAAATGCTGCTTTCTTAATGATAAAAACTTATGCAGTTTCACCAAAAACTTTTGGGATGATGATGTCTAGTTTGTTAATAGCTCACCTACTTGGAGCCGCTATCTGTGGTCGTTATGTACTAAAAAGAGGTATTTCAAATTTAACTGGAGTTGGAGCATTGATCTTAGTATTAGCAGCTGTATTCCTATCAGCAACATCTATACTTAAATTTGATGGTCCATATCTTACTATTACAGCGATGTTCATTTATTTCTTAGGAACGGGTTTTATCATGACAACAGCGGCAGTTGGCGTAGTATCACCATTTCCTAAAATGATTGGTACAGCCATGGCTTTTGCACTATCATTGGAATTTTTATTATCTGCATTAAGTAGTTTTATTACTAGTCACTTGTCAATTTCTTCTTTATTTCCTATCACTGTACTTATAACTTTGCTAAGTCTAAGCTCTTTTGCAATGTGGTTTTTCTATATTAGGAGAGATAAATAA
- the fslC gene encoding rhizoferrin biosystnesis N-citrylornithine decarboxylase FslC codes for MSKLSNSKSVFNKLSENQIETIIQRYASPCFIIDENALLERANFFQQTILKQYKNSIAAYSVKTQSLSTIIQKFYQVGFIPEVVSSDEFQLIEKLQLWDKGIIFNGPYKNDASLIKALRLNAIINCDHFDEILRIAKIAKELNITAKIGLRVADNKTPQNWSRFGFALSNQQNNDDIFAVIDKIQQIQNIQLAGLHCHIGTNIRDISRFAAMAKNIAGLAETILTKYKLTLDWIDLGGGLAGISPTLKDKQLHPYRPFDLELYSTTIIAPLKEYLNKTNNKTKLIFELGRSLVDYSIALLTTIVGTREQNEDFQSLITDAGIHTIPTTSTYRHPIYHLKTDDDYKKTILLGPSCMQHDFLDDNVFLPKLRYGDKLLIDGVGAYNISRNNEFIHLKPSVILIDKNQQYQVLRVKQTH; via the coding sequence ATGTCTAAACTAAGTAATTCTAAAAGTGTCTTTAATAAACTTTCAGAGAATCAAATTGAAACAATTATACAAAGATATGCTTCGCCATGTTTTATCATTGATGAAAATGCTTTACTAGAGCGTGCCAATTTTTTTCAACAAACTATTTTGAAACAATATAAAAATAGTATTGCTGCATACTCAGTAAAAACTCAATCTCTAAGCACTATTATCCAAAAATTTTATCAAGTAGGATTTATCCCTGAAGTTGTCTCAAGCGATGAATTCCAGCTGATAGAAAAACTGCAGCTCTGGGATAAAGGTATAATCTTTAATGGCCCATATAAAAACGATGCAAGCTTAATCAAAGCGTTACGTTTAAATGCTATAATAAACTGCGATCACTTTGATGAGATATTGCGTATTGCAAAGATTGCAAAAGAGCTAAATATAACTGCAAAAATTGGCTTAAGAGTAGCAGATAATAAAACTCCTCAAAATTGGTCTAGATTTGGATTTGCATTATCTAATCAACAAAATAATGATGATATATTTGCCGTCATCGACAAAATACAACAAATACAGAATATTCAATTAGCTGGGTTACATTGTCACATTGGCACAAATATTAGAGATATCTCGAGATTTGCAGCAATGGCAAAAAATATTGCCGGATTGGCTGAGACAATTCTAACAAAGTATAAACTTACTTTAGATTGGATAGACTTAGGCGGTGGTTTAGCAGGAATAAGTCCTACTCTAAAAGATAAACAATTACACCCATACAGACCCTTTGATTTAGAATTATATAGCACGACAATAATAGCTCCCTTAAAAGAGTATTTAAACAAAACTAATAATAAGACTAAACTAATTTTTGAGCTAGGACGTAGTTTGGTTGATTACTCAATAGCACTACTAACAACCATAGTCGGTACCAGAGAGCAAAATGAAGATTTTCAGAGCTTAATAACAGATGCAGGAATACACACCATACCAACCACATCTACATATAGACATCCAATCTATCACCTAAAAACTGATGACGACTATAAGAAAACCATACTATTGGGTCCTAGTTGTATGCAGCATGATTTTTTAGATGATAATGTGTTTTTACCTAAGCTTCGATATGGAGATAAATTACTGATAGATGGGGTTGGGGCTTATAACATATCAAGAAATAATGAGTTTATTCATCTAAAGCCAAGTGTAATCCTAATTGACAAAAATCAGCAATATCAAGTCCTCAGAGTCAAACAAACACATTAA
- the gatA gene encoding Asp-tRNA(Asn)/Glu-tRNA(Gln) amidotransferase subunit GatA has protein sequence MSYIKKLRARLDSREVTAVELTKQYLAKIKEQDKNINSVITLCEAEALKEAAAADSIISQGKQGLLTGIPILHKDLFCTKGIRTTAASKMLDNFVAPYDSTVTKNCKDQGMVTLGKLNMDEFAMGSTNEHSYYGAVSNPWDLERVPGGSSGGSAAAVAAGFAPVSTGSDTGGSVRQPASFCGLTAMKPSYGSTSRFGMVAFASSFDQAGIFGHYAEDVAIMLDAVAGECEFDSTCVGVKQNHFTQDIEKDISGKVIGIDESLIKDLPEQIQQAVATTLKNFEKLGAKIKSVKVPDLKEALSTYYIITPAEAAANLARYDGVRYGYRNPEARDLDELYRKSRTDGFGTEVKRRIMIGNYVLASSQYDSYYNKAQQLRKVMTDQINEIFTQVDAIFMPASPSEAFKKGDKLDPVSAYLSDIYTIPANISGLPAIAFPIGFANALPVGGQLMAKAFNDNILTQMVVQYQKHYGIEEFILEQARI, from the coding sequence ATGTCATATATTAAGAAATTAAGAGCTAGATTAGATAGTCGCGAAGTCACAGCGGTTGAACTAACTAAACAATATCTAGCAAAAATAAAAGAACAAGATAAAAATATAAACTCTGTAATTACACTATGTGAAGCAGAAGCACTAAAAGAAGCAGCAGCAGCAGATAGTATAATATCTCAAGGAAAACAAGGATTGTTGACAGGTATTCCTATTCTGCATAAGGATCTTTTTTGTACTAAAGGTATAAGAACTACGGCTGCCTCTAAGATGTTGGATAATTTTGTAGCACCATACGACTCAACAGTGACAAAAAACTGTAAGGATCAAGGGATGGTCACTCTAGGCAAACTTAATATGGATGAGTTTGCTATGGGCTCAACTAATGAACATAGTTACTATGGTGCTGTTAGTAATCCTTGGGACTTAGAGAGAGTACCGGGAGGATCTTCCGGTGGCTCAGCTGCAGCAGTTGCTGCAGGTTTTGCCCCTGTAAGTACAGGTTCAGATACTGGTGGATCTGTAAGACAGCCTGCTAGCTTTTGTGGTCTAACAGCTATGAAGCCTAGTTATGGAAGTACTTCAAGGTTTGGCATGGTGGCGTTTGCATCATCTTTTGATCAAGCAGGTATTTTTGGACACTATGCTGAAGATGTCGCGATCATGTTAGATGCAGTCGCTGGCGAGTGTGAGTTTGATTCTACTTGTGTTGGTGTTAAACAAAATCATTTCACTCAAGATATAGAAAAAGATATCTCTGGTAAAGTAATCGGAATTGATGAGAGTCTAATCAAGGACCTACCAGAGCAAATCCAACAGGCAGTAGCAACAACGCTTAAAAACTTTGAGAAGCTAGGCGCTAAGATAAAATCAGTAAAAGTTCCAGATTTAAAAGAAGCTTTATCAACTTACTATATCATAACACCAGCAGAAGCAGCTGCTAACTTAGCTAGATATGATGGTGTTCGATACGGTTATCGTAATCCAGAAGCTAGAGACTTAGATGAATTATATAGAAAATCTCGTACAGATGGTTTTGGTACAGAGGTTAAGCGTAGAATTATGATTGGTAACTATGTTTTAGCATCGAGCCAGTATGATTCTTATTACAATAAGGCTCAGCAGCTACGTAAAGTAATGACTGATCAAATTAATGAAATCTTTACCCAAGTTGATGCTATCTTTATGCCAGCATCTCCAAGCGAGGCATTTAAAAAAGGTGATAAGCTAGATCCAGTTTCGGCATATTTATCAGATATCTACACTATTCCTGCTAATATATCTGGTTTACCAGCTATAGCTTTTCCTATTGGTTTTGCTAATGCTTTACCAGTTGGCGGACAGCTTATGGCTAAAGCATTTAATGATAATATCTTGACTCAGATGGTCGTACAGTATCAAAAGCACTACGGTATTGAAGAATTTATTTTAGAACAAGCGAGGATTTAA
- the fslB gene encoding rhizoferrin export MFS transporter FslB: protein MNNHIKAQILLLCCCQLIIIAAMEMSNPFLPIYLQSLSDFDLLPVNTWNVLAYAMPLISAMLFSPFWGKYADRFGYKTMILRAALALAIIQLLIYLTNSALLFIILRFIQGAIAGFLLAAQSYAVVIVSKEFRSRILAWLQSSTAIGIAIGPLIGGVLATLLSYNQIFLICAVVACCIFIVLLIKLESISKPSLLLKQDNNKNCYHKNTSNNYLIYVYFSVIFLAILLSQTAKFLPQSFFAIYAKEFFSSDPIIIAVIYAAPAFSLLLFSAPIGYLFDKLLNKQVNNQYFFASSYFIILFAISTVAIYVHGFTHNIYLILAARFILGVTFAGTLPCLFSLACRTKDNNFGFLIGYCNTFSKFGNLCGIFLGGFIFQISTMQTVFYITAVIYMFLVVMYICLLYLFELKSSNFKNKDLVNV, encoded by the coding sequence ATGAATAATCATATAAAAGCACAAATACTGCTATTATGTTGTTGTCAGCTTATAATCATAGCTGCTATGGAGATGAGTAATCCTTTTTTACCAATTTACTTACAATCCCTTAGTGATTTTGATCTACTACCAGTAAATACCTGGAATGTCTTAGCTTATGCAATGCCTTTAATATCAGCAATGCTTTTCTCTCCTTTTTGGGGCAAATATGCCGATAGATTTGGCTATAAAACAATGATCCTTAGAGCTGCCTTAGCTTTAGCTATTATACAATTACTGATATATCTAACAAATAGTGCTTTGCTGTTTATAATCCTAAGATTTATCCAAGGAGCTATAGCTGGCTTTTTATTAGCAGCTCAAAGCTATGCTGTAGTTATTGTTTCAAAAGAATTTAGAAGTCGTATACTTGCCTGGTTACAATCATCTACAGCAATCGGTATCGCTATAGGTCCTTTGATAGGTGGAGTTTTAGCCACCTTACTTAGTTATAACCAAATATTTTTGATTTGTGCTGTTGTAGCTTGCTGTATCTTTATCGTATTACTGATTAAATTAGAAAGTATCTCAAAACCTTCTTTATTATTAAAACAAGATAATAATAAAAATTGCTATCATAAAAATACTTCTAATAACTATTTAATATATGTTTATTTCTCGGTAATTTTCTTAGCTATTTTATTATCTCAAACAGCAAAATTTTTGCCACAATCATTTTTTGCTATTTATGCTAAAGAGTTTTTTAGCTCAGACCCAATAATCATAGCTGTTATTTACGCAGCACCTGCATTTAGTCTACTGCTATTTTCAGCACCGATAGGTTATTTATTTGATAAGCTCCTTAACAAACAAGTTAATAATCAATATTTCTTTGCCAGTAGCTATTTTATAATTTTGTTTGCAATATCCACTGTAGCAATTTATGTTCATGGATTTACACACAACATTTACCTTATATTAGCAGCTAGATTCATACTTGGAGTTACCTTTGCCGGCACACTACCATGCTTATTTAGCTTAGCTTGTAGAACTAAAGATAATAATTTTGGTTTTCTAATTGGCTACTGTAATACATTCTCTAAATTTGGAAATCTCTGCGGTATTTTCTTAGGCGGATTTATATTCCAAATATCAACAATGCAAACTGTTTTCTATATTACCGCTGTTATTTATATGTTTTTAGTAGTGATGTATATATGTCTACTTTATCTTTTTGAGCTTAAATCATCCAATTTTAAAAATAAGGATTTAGTAAATGTCTAA